A genomic segment from Streptomyces sp. NBC_00459 encodes:
- a CDS encoding NAD(P)/FAD-dependent oxidoreductase → MSAALPPGADTYDVVVAGGGPAGCAAALMLARAGRTVLLADAGTGPPKVGETLVPAGRVLLGDLGVADRVLDSGHLPCYGSLSAWGSADLHAVDFINDPHGHGWHLDRRLFDRRLRDASRAAGAEVAEGTAVRETTRTPDGGWTLVLRGGTGPAGTGSGCGSGSASGSGGGSGSAGGGGSVGGSGGERTVRCRWVIDATGRAAAIAVRHGARRRVRDRLTALYVPLAADPLDTDRRSLVESDEDGWWYTAPQPSGGRLVAYFTDTDLPAATHTARHFHRRMSATRHVSRWVHRDGPPTTSPTAPRRAAAHTAHLDRVYGEGWTAAGDAAVAFDPLSSQGVLTALYTGLSSGLAVDDRLSRVADGADSALAAYAEQVVAAQRAYLRGHHVIHAQEARWTDRSFWARRVANMP, encoded by the coding sequence GTGAGCGCCGCACTCCCTCCCGGCGCGGACACCTACGACGTCGTGGTGGCGGGCGGCGGCCCGGCCGGCTGCGCCGCTGCGCTCATGCTCGCCCGGGCGGGCCGTACGGTTCTGCTGGCGGACGCCGGCACCGGGCCGCCCAAGGTCGGCGAGACCCTCGTGCCCGCCGGGCGGGTCCTGCTCGGCGACCTCGGCGTCGCCGACCGCGTTCTCGACTCCGGCCATCTGCCCTGCTACGGCAGTCTTTCGGCGTGGGGCTCGGCCGACCTGCACGCCGTGGACTTCATCAACGACCCGCACGGCCATGGCTGGCACCTCGACCGGCGGTTGTTCGACCGGCGATTGCGCGACGCCTCCCGCGCGGCGGGAGCCGAGGTCGCCGAGGGCACGGCCGTACGCGAGACGACGCGGACGCCGGACGGCGGCTGGACTCTGGTCCTACGCGGCGGCACGGGCCCTGCCGGTACCGGGTCGGGGTGCGGGTCCGGGTCCGCGTCCGGGTCCGGCGGCGGAAGCGGTTCCGCAGGCGGAGGTGGGTCCGTGGGCGGGTCCGGTGGCGAGCGTACGGTGCGCTGCCGCTGGGTGATCGACGCCACCGGCCGCGCCGCCGCGATCGCGGTCCGGCACGGGGCCCGGCGGCGGGTCCGGGACCGGCTCACAGCCCTGTACGTGCCTCTGGCGGCGGACCCGCTGGACACCGACCGCCGCTCCCTCGTCGAGTCCGACGAGGACGGCTGGTGGTACACCGCCCCACAGCCCTCCGGCGGGCGCCTGGTCGCCTACTTCACCGACACCGACCTGCCCGCCGCCACACACACCGCACGCCACTTCCACCGACGGATGTCGGCCACCCGCCACGTGTCCCGATGGGTCCACCGGGACGGGCCCCCGACCACGTCACCCACCGCACCCCGCCGGGCCGCCGCGCACACGGCGCACCTGGACCGGGTGTACGGAGAGGGCTGGACCGCCGCCGGGGACGCGGCCGTCGCCTTCGACCCGCTCTCCTCCCAGGGCGTGCTGACCGCCCTCTACACCGGGCTGAGCTCGGGCCTGGCCGTCGATGACCGTCTGAGCCGCGTTGCTGACGGCGCGGACTCGGCTCTCGCCGCGTACGCGGAGCAGGTCGTGGCCGCACAGCGCGCGTATCTGCGCGGCCACCATGTCATCCACGCCCAGGAGGCCCGCTGGACCGACCGCTCCTTCTGGGCGCGGCGCGTGGCCAACATGCCCTGA
- the purB gene encoding adenylosuccinate lyase, translating into MTAAPAKPRIPNVLAGRYASAELATLWSPEQKVRLERQLWLAVLRAQKDLGIEVPDAALADYQRVLDTVDLASIAEREKVTRHDVKARIEEFNDLAGHEHVHKGMTSRDLTENVEQLQIRLSLELVRDRTVAVLARLGKLAGEYGELVMAGRSHNVAAQATTLGKRFATAADELLVAYARVEELLGRYPLRGIKGPVGTAQDMLDLLGGDTAKLAELEQRIAGHLGFSTAFTSVGQVYPRSLDYEVVTALVQVAAAPSSIAKTIRLMAGHELVTEGFKPGQVGSSAMPHKMNTRSCERVNGLMVILRGYASMTGELAGDQWNEGDVSCSVVRRVALPDAFFALDGLLETFLTVLDEFGAFPAVVARELDRYLPFLATTKVLMGAVRAGVGREVAHEAIKENAVASALAMREQGAERNELLDKLAADERIPLDRAQLDALMADKLSFTGAAADQVAVVVGRIEEIAKQHPAAAAYTPGAIL; encoded by the coding sequence GTGACCGCCGCACCCGCAAAGCCCCGCATCCCGAACGTCCTCGCCGGACGTTACGCCTCCGCCGAGCTCGCCACGCTCTGGTCGCCCGAGCAGAAGGTGAGGCTGGAGCGCCAGCTCTGGCTTGCCGTGCTGCGGGCCCAGAAGGATCTCGGTATCGAGGTGCCCGACGCCGCCCTCGCCGACTACCAGCGGGTCCTCGACACCGTCGACCTGGCGTCCATCGCCGAGCGCGAGAAGGTCACCCGGCACGATGTGAAGGCGCGGATCGAGGAGTTCAACGACCTCGCGGGGCACGAGCACGTCCACAAGGGCATGACGTCCCGAGACCTCACCGAGAACGTGGAGCAGCTGCAGATCCGGCTCTCGCTGGAGCTGGTGCGCGACCGTACGGTGGCCGTGCTGGCGCGGCTCGGGAAGCTCGCGGGTGAGTACGGCGAGCTGGTCATGGCCGGCCGCTCGCACAACGTGGCCGCGCAGGCCACCACCCTGGGCAAGCGGTTCGCGACCGCCGCCGACGAGCTGCTCGTCGCGTACGCCCGGGTCGAGGAGCTGCTCGGGCGGTATCCGCTGCGCGGCATCAAGGGTCCCGTGGGCACCGCCCAGGACATGCTCGACCTGCTCGGCGGCGACACGGCCAAGCTCGCGGAGCTGGAGCAGCGGATCGCCGGGCACCTGGGCTTCTCCACCGCCTTCACCTCCGTCGGCCAAGTCTATCCGCGTTCGCTCGACTACGAGGTCGTCACCGCGCTGGTGCAGGTGGCCGCCGCGCCCTCCTCGATCGCGAAGACGATCCGGCTGATGGCCGGGCACGAGCTGGTGACCGAGGGTTTCAAGCCCGGCCAGGTCGGCTCGTCCGCGATGCCGCACAAGATGAACACCCGTTCCTGCGAGCGCGTCAACGGCCTCATGGTGATCCTGCGCGGCTACGCCTCGATGACGGGCGAGCTGGCGGGCGACCAGTGGAACGAGGGCGACGTGTCCTGCTCGGTAGTGCGCCGGGTGGCCCTCCCCGACGCGTTCTTCGCGCTCGACGGACTGCTGGAGACCTTCCTTACGGTCCTCGACGAGTTCGGCGCCTTCCCGGCCGTCGTGGCCCGCGAGCTGGACCGCTACCTCCCCTTCCTCGCCACCACGAAGGTGCTGATGGGCGCGGTGCGCGCGGGTGTCGGGCGTGAGGTCGCGCACGAGGCCATCAAGGAGAACGCCGTCGCCTCCGCGCTCGCCATGCGCGAGCAGGGCGCCGAGCGCAACGAACTCCTCGACAAGCTCGCCGCCGACGAGCGCATCCCCCTGGACCGCGCGCAGCTCGACGCCCTGATGGCCGACAAGCTGTCGTTCACGGGCGCCGCCGCCGACCAGGTCGCCGTCGTCGTCGGCCGGATCGAGGAGATCGCCAAGCAGCACCCGGCGGCCGCGGCCTACACCCCCGGAGCGATCCTCTGA